The following nucleotide sequence is from Synchiropus splendidus isolate RoL2022-P1 chromosome 1, RoL_Sspl_1.0, whole genome shotgun sequence.
AGCCTGTAGTCATCGAACAAATGTAGCCACGGTTCATATGCATTTGCCAGTAGGGTGCAGCAACTGTAAAACTTCAACATACATAGAATACAGTTTCAAATAGTGGATCAATACTTCAATATTGCCGCATCATCAGTTGGTGGCTTCTCCCTGTAATGAGCGCTGTGCGAGTTTCCACATGACCATCATGATGTAAGTTCACCTTTGGTCTCGgagtggaggtaaccaatagTGAAGCCTGCGAGACGGTGTCAcgcgtattcatagaactgaagttacatttagGTAACTTAACATTTCACCTTTGTTAGCAAACGCAGCTGTTTCACTATGAGCCGAATTAGCAACACTGACTAACACGTTCTCTTAGTCACAAGGTTTGTATTAGTACTTTGTGAGTCCTTATCTCAACATGTATGACTcacaaaatggatttttttgttaGATTAGCATCTTAAGCATTTTTAGCTGATAGGTGCATCAGCGTAATGAAAGCCAAATCTACGCTCCAATAACATTTTGCTCacgcaaaaatatatatttctttcaggtttttcaataaatttaactgaaataatattttaaaatgttttttaaaatgaagacattGTTGAATAATtatgatttcattcattttactgaCAATAATTTCAGCGATGACTTATATGCGTCTGTGTTTGATAAGTACAGGCTCCAGTCCGGCGCTTGAATAATCGATGGTGTATTATTCATTCTTAAAATAGGATCTATTCTTAAAATATAtgacattttgttctttttcacgggggcatatttttaaaaaactgaaTGATGGACGGAAGGTGAGCGGGACGAGGGACAGCATGAGTCATTTCTGAACGGAAGAGAGCGGGCAGACGAGGAAGGGAGAAGAATTTGTCCCAAAAACATGCTCTTAAAGCTACAGCGTGCAAAAGTCTGCCTCTTGGTGACAATATTACCGTTACAAACCCAAACATGAATGCATCACCCTTCGTTaatatgaaaacaacaacaacgacgACAATAAGAAGAACAGAATCCGATGATGGTGCGTGTCGATTGAAACCGCCTCCTTAAACATTAAGGAACTGAGCTGCAGGAAGATCAGCCAATGGGCTGCTGGACAAGCGAGCTCCCCGCCTTTGTTTCAGGAAGCGACGTGGCCAGAAAAGTCTCAGTCTTCCTCGACTTCAAGTGTGTGAGAAGATGGAGGTGTGTAGGAGTGAgtcggagaggaggaggaggaggagagcgataACGTGGGAGGGTGCGGTGTAGATTCACAGTCGCTCCTTGGTGGGAACCCAGATGTACGGACCCGACTGCTCCTCGATGATCAGCTTCACCTGCGAGTAGACCTCCTCCAGAGTGGAGCCCTGGACGATGGCTGCGGACACACAGTGGGTCTTTACTAAAGTGCGCTCCAGATGAACTCTCTCCACATGTTAGTGTTCATCGAACCATGACAAAATCATGAATACGAATCAGAAAAAAGGCATTTTGCACATTTAGAAATAGTACGTTTTCCGAGTGAGCAGGAAGCCAAAGGGACGGAGGCGTCTGGCTCACCGGTGAAGTACTCTGTGAACTCCAGCTCCAGCTTGACAGCTCTGTCGAAGGTCTTTCTCGCCTGCTCCTCGCTCAGACGCTTGTTCATCTCgctgcacagacacacaaccaTGTCAACAAGTTACACACTGAGGGGAAAAAGAGCCAACAGGTCATCATAACTTCGATCAACAACCGATTCATCCCACCAGCAGACACACGTCTGCAGTGCTAAAAAATACACCAGCTTCACCCAGTGTCAAcaagtgatgggtcgatgaggcgtcatgaaacagtcttgcaGGGTGAATGAAACAGAGtcgtaattttcagaggccactagatggcgctcttggtttaagtgagctttcattgaatgagttgttcaagtccaaacattttacagcagacagcgccatctggtggcctctgaaaatcaggacactgtttcatgaaacctcatctacccttcaataccgtGTCACGAAGCCTCAGTATACAACTGGCATTACCACCATTTTCACTATTGcttgtatatattgtatatttataCTACCACCATCACTTCTCAACACAATTTCCTTCAGTTCTGACATATTAAGCAGTGTGATAATAACAAACTACAGCTGTTGCATCATTTACAGCTGTGTGAATTGTATCAGTAAGAAGAGTGACAATGCTAACAGTACTTACACTATGCACCCACACTACTGCTCCTGCCAACTACCCCATATTCTACATTGAGAACAATGCCATTGTTTGCCAAAATACTACTAAACTGTCTCTTACTAAAAGTATCTTAGGAATTGTATTAACTCTCAGCTATACAGTATAACGCAGCTCCGTTACAAATGCAGTACTATACCTGCTAATACATTAatcattaatataataaaaaagttCCTGATGATAACAAGTACTACTACATCATTTACGCAGAGTAATGGCCCCACTACGAcgactggtgctgctgctgctgctgctgctgcagtagaACTGTAAGGAATGCTTTCCACCACTAGCAGTTCCTCCACACTATTAGGACTAATATCATGATTACTAGAAGTGATGGGGAGATGAAGCATCAGGCTTGATAAAACAGTACTAATtcccagaggccactagatggcgcactttGTTTGGAAATtgagtgaggtttcattgaattggttgctcaagtccaaacattttacagcagacagcaccatctggtggcctctggagatcaggacactgtttcatgaagcctcattgatcCATCACCAGTTACTGGTAGTACTGGcactgcactttttaaaaaaaacattgatgccCACTACTGCTCCAAcgtattatttaaataaaacctGTGCTACCGTGAGTAGTACCACGATAACATCCTCACAAACTCTACTCATGCTGCAGTAGATGGTTGAGAAGTAGCACGACTGGTACTGTGGCTACTCTGCTCAGAAGTGACCAGAGACTTACAGGATGTTGTCGACATTGCGTGGTCTAATGAAGATGGCGATGGGATGGAGGCCAGCCAGCTGCAGACGCTTGATGGCGTTCCCTGATACGTCCAGGATACAGTGCTTCCCCTGCCAGGAGCGAGAGGGCCACATCAAACTCCGTCTTCCACTTCCACACGCGCGACTTCCTCACCTTGTCGGCCACTTCCTTCACAGACTGTATGCTGGTTCCATAGAGATGGTTGTTGTACTGGCCGGCCTCGATGAACTTGTGTTCCTGGATCTCTCGTTCCATCAGTTCtctggaggacatgaagtgATAATCTCTGCCGTCCACCTCGTAGTCTCGCCGGCTTCGCGTTGTGTCTGGGGGCGGGGGGGGTCATCATTTCAAACTCAGCTTTGATGACCTGATTTATAAACCTTATCTGAAGTTTCTTTGAGCTTCGGTTTCACAACACTTTACGATAAATGTGTCGAGCTAAACATTCACTCAGCCGCTGACAAGACGAAGAGCGGGTCGCCCTCCATAAGCATGTTTTACGTTTCTTCACCAGTTGCAACTGAGGCATTTTCCAAACACTCACGTGGGACGCAGGAGCCGAACTTGTCAGGGAACTCGGAGATGAGGTCATCGTTCACTCGGTCCTTCATTGGTCCGAGGATGATGACTGGCCGTGTGTAGTTCACTGAAAAAGAGTCGGTGATGCAGAAGAGTAAGACGCGTATCTCCTCTCATCGctaagctatatatatatatatatatatatatatatatatatatatatatatatatatatatatatatatatatatatatatatatatatatatatatatatatatatagatatatatatatatatctatatatatatatatagatatagatatatctatatatctatatatatatatatatatatatatatgtgtgtatgtatatggaCTGACCTTCTTGCTGCATAACGGGTTGGTAGGTGAGGAAAATCTCATCTTGTCCAGCTGAGAAGACAAAGACACATCATGGATCTATTTATTTGTGTCGCTCAACACTCTCTGTGAGGCAGCTCAGACTTGGGCGACAGCTCTGGAAGAGCAggc
It contains:
- the LOC128762354 gene encoding disks large homolog 1-like isoform X13; the protein is MMTSSISSSSTSLRSTQKRTLYVRALFDYDGSVSDQSNPPSQVLPFHFGEILHVSSAGEEEWWPARHLSPPPPNCPEVGVIPSRRRAEKKERSRLKTVRVSRSQDRSDQEDKELVTSGTSDSESSSSGQDEIFLTYQPVMQQEVNYTRPVIILGPMKDRVNDDLISEFPDKFGSCVPHTTRSRRDYEVDGRDYHFMSSRELMEREIQEHKFIEAGQYNNHLYGTSIQSVKEVADKGKHCILDVSGNAIKRLQLAGLHPIAIFIRPRNVDNILEMNKRLSEEQARKTFDRAVKLELEFTEYFTAIVQGSTLEEVYSQVKLIIEEQSGPYIWVPTKERL